One window from the genome of Myxococcales bacterium encodes:
- a CDS encoding RidA family protein produces the protein MEKKVIHSDQAPAAIGPYSQAIAVSLAGAQFLYCSGQIPLDPASGQVVGNTVAEQTAQVMTNIAGLLATAGATMADVVKTTVYLRDMADFAAMNEVYQARFGTHKPARSTVAVAGLPRDVRVEIEVHAIF, from the coding sequence ATGGAAAAAAAGGTCATCCATTCGGATCAGGCACCGGCGGCGATTGGCCCCTATAGCCAAGCTATTGCGGTGAGCCTTGCGGGCGCGCAATTTCTCTACTGCTCCGGGCAAATTCCGCTCGACCCGGCATCGGGGCAGGTGGTCGGCAACACCGTCGCCGAACAAACGGCGCAAGTGATGACCAACATCGCCGGGCTGCTTGCCACCGCGGGCGCGACCATGGCTGACGTCGTTAAGACGACGGTGTACCTGCGCGACATGGCCGACTTCGCGGCGATGAACGAAGTGTATCAAGCGCGCTTTGGAACGCACAAACCGGCGCGGTCGACGGTCGCGGTGGCCGGCCTGCCGCGCGACGTGCGCGTCGAAATCGAAGTCCACGCGATCTTTTAA
- a CDS encoding CoA transferase subunit A, protein MGRHQKKVCASTAEALAGLQSGMRVMVGGFGLCGNAEALIAAVPTLGVTGLTLISNNAGSLGKGLATWLQAGIVAKVICSYIGNNEDLHKAMARGDVEVQMTPQGTLAERMRAAGAGIAAFFTPTGAGTVVAQGKEAREFGGRQYVLEHALHADFALIRAHRADPFGNVRFWRTARNFSPLMASAATTTVVEADQVCGLGDLDPDDVHLPGIFVHRVLEVPEHENHIEFKTNRPRPEA, encoded by the coding sequence ATGGGACGACATCAGAAAAAAGTTTGCGCGTCGACCGCGGAGGCCCTCGCGGGTCTGCAATCAGGGATGCGCGTCATGGTCGGCGGCTTTGGCCTGTGCGGCAACGCCGAGGCGCTGATTGCCGCGGTGCCCACGCTGGGCGTAACGGGCCTCACCCTCATCTCCAATAATGCGGGCAGCCTTGGCAAGGGCCTCGCGACGTGGCTGCAAGCGGGCATCGTCGCCAAGGTGATCTGCAGCTACATTGGCAACAACGAGGATCTTCACAAGGCAATGGCGCGCGGCGACGTCGAGGTCCAGATGACGCCGCAGGGCACGCTCGCTGAACGCATGCGCGCCGCGGGCGCGGGCATCGCCGCGTTTTTCACGCCGACCGGCGCGGGCACCGTGGTCGCGCAGGGCAAGGAGGCACGCGAATTTGGCGGCCGGCAGTATGTGCTTGAGCACGCGCTGCACGCCGACTTTGCGCTGATTCGGGCCCACCGTGCCGACCCATTTGGCAATGTTCGCTTTTGGCGCACGGCGCGCAATTTTTCGCCGCTGATGGCCTCGGCGGCGACCACAACCGTGGTCGAAGCGGATCAGGTATGCGGCCTAGGCGACCTCGATCCCGACGACGTGCATCTCCCTGGCATTTTTGTCCACCGCGTGCTCGAGGTGCCCGAGCACGAAAACCATATCGAGTTCAAGACCAACCGACCTCGGCCGGAGGCATAG
- a CDS encoding Smr/MutS family protein, whose protein sequence is MLAAHPSPSAMAIPLREDGWILAHAPGVGKAELAAFRQGKRRPAARLDLHGKKAAEVASALSTFIQDAQLRGLGTVLVIFGRGNHSIGGGVLRDVTYDLVVSGSIAGVLAIASARPADGGLGAAYLWVGPT, encoded by the coding sequence ATGCTCGCCGCGCACCCCTCGCCGTCTGCCATGGCAATTCCGCTGCGGGAAGATGGCTGGATCTTGGCGCATGCGCCAGGCGTCGGCAAGGCCGAGCTGGCCGCCTTCCGGCAGGGCAAGCGTCGCCCCGCCGCGAGGCTTGATCTGCACGGAAAAAAAGCCGCCGAGGTCGCAAGCGCCCTAAGCACGTTCATTCAGGATGCGCAGCTTCGCGGCCTGGGGACGGTGCTCGTGATCTTCGGTCGCGGCAATCATTCGATCGGCGGCGGCGTGCTGCGCGATGTCACCTATGATCTGGTCGTAAGCGGATCGATCGCTGGCGTCTTGGCCATCGCGAGCGCACGGCCCGCGGATGGCGGCCTCGGCGCGGCATATCTCTGGGTGGGACCAACATGA
- a CDS encoding sigma-70 family RNA polymerase sigma factor — protein sequence MGTQIASPAASDNFLSAYFRDLAVQPLLTAEDELSLAKQLADAETRAWAVVLSSRTMARFVAVTLGGKLEPRVNFAPLAAAYQLPRANKSQRGARDVVLRREIRQTARLLRASDLDRNHIDWILRELTALGLAGDVNAAVTALPTRVRPASVTARLPLVRQHYLRASQIRDTFIRSNLRLVVTMARRFDRGGMPLADLIQEGNLGLMHAVGRYDHRRALRFSTYACWWIRHAIGRALADKARAVRIPVHMLEAQAQLQKVQQRLTAELGRPPSPQEVAKEARVPLAKINQMHRYLLGSAISLDRPVHDDDDRTMVDTMADPASDISPVDTMTMRSLGDQISQMVERLSPIEAEVIRQRFGLAEDDEQTFREIGDRHHLSRERIRQIQNAALGKLRKALEREHRGVVVF from the coding sequence ATGGGCACTCAAATCGCATCACCTGCCGCCTCTGACAATTTCCTGTCTGCCTATTTCCGCGACTTAGCAGTCCAGCCGCTGCTTACCGCCGAGGACGAGCTATCGCTGGCCAAACAACTGGCTGATGCTGAAACACGGGCCTGGGCCGTGGTGCTCTCGTCGCGCACAATGGCGCGGTTTGTGGCTGTGACCTTAGGCGGCAAATTAGAGCCGCGCGTGAACTTCGCCCCGCTCGCAGCGGCCTATCAACTGCCGCGTGCCAATAAGTCGCAGCGCGGGGCGCGCGACGTCGTGCTCCGCCGCGAAATTCGCCAGACGGCGCGGCTGCTTCGCGCATCTGACCTCGACCGAAATCATATTGACTGGATCCTTCGCGAGTTGACCGCGCTTGGCCTCGCCGGGGATGTCAACGCAGCGGTCACGGCGTTGCCGACGCGGGTTCGGCCCGCCTCGGTGACTGCACGGCTGCCCTTGGTGCGCCAGCACTACCTTCGCGCCTCGCAAATCCGCGATACCTTCATCCGCAGCAACCTGCGCCTGGTCGTCACCATGGCCCGCCGCTTCGATCGCGGCGGTATGCCCTTGGCCGATCTAATTCAGGAAGGCAACTTGGGGCTGATGCACGCCGTGGGTCGCTACGATCACCGCCGGGCGCTGCGGTTTTCGACGTACGCATGTTGGTGGATTCGCCACGCCATTGGTCGCGCGCTCGCTGACAAGGCGCGTGCGGTGCGCATTCCGGTGCACATGCTCGAGGCGCAGGCGCAGCTACAAAAAGTTCAGCAACGCCTGACGGCCGAGCTTGGGCGGCCGCCGTCGCCACAAGAGGTCGCCAAAGAGGCGCGCGTGCCGCTCGCGAAGATCAACCAAATGCATCGCTACCTGCTCGGCAGCGCGATCTCGCTCGATCGCCCGGTTCACGACGACGACGACCGCACCATGGTGGACACGATGGCCGACCCCGCCAGCGATATCTCACCGGTTGATACCATGACGATGAGGTCGCTCGGTGACCAAATTTCTCAAATGGTCGAGCGGCTCTCGCCCATCGAGGCCGAGGTCATTCGCCAACGGTTTGGCCTGGCCGAGGACGACGAGCAAACCTTTCGCGAAATCGGCGATCGCCATCACCTCTCGCGCGAACGCATCCGCCAGATCCAAAACGCCGCGCTCGGCAAGCTGCGCAAGGCGCTAGAGCGCGAGCACCGCGGCGTCGTCGTCTTTTAA
- a CDS encoding 3-oxoacid CoA-transferase subunit B translates to MVWNKEDMARRAAAEIEAGSIVNLGIGLPTQVADYLPAGHAWLHSENGLLGMGPFPYDGEEDPQLINAGKQTVTVLPGGSTFDSALSFSMIRGRHVDLAILGAMQVSARGDLANWAVPGGKMLGIGGAMDLASGARRIIVLMNHATKDGEAKLVGACTYPLTAVGVVSRVITELGVFDPTPSGGFAIVELAPGVARAQVELVTGAPLA, encoded by the coding sequence ATGGTGTGGAATAAAGAAGACATGGCGCGGCGCGCGGCGGCGGAGATCGAGGCGGGCTCGATCGTCAATCTAGGCATCGGGCTGCCGACGCAAGTCGCCGACTACTTGCCGGCGGGGCACGCCTGGCTGCACAGCGAAAACGGCCTGCTCGGCATGGGGCCATTTCCCTATGATGGCGAGGAAGATCCGCAGCTCATCAATGCGGGCAAGCAAACCGTGACCGTCCTGCCCGGAGGCTCGACGTTTGACTCGGCGCTATCGTTTTCGATGATTCGCGGCCGCCACGTCGATCTCGCCATCCTAGGTGCAATGCAGGTTTCGGCGCGTGGCGACCTCGCCAACTGGGCGGTGCCCGGCGGCAAGATGCTTGGCATCGGCGGCGCGATGGATTTGGCCTCGGGCGCGCGCCGCATCATCGTCTTAATGAATCACGCGACCAAGGATGGCGAGGCCAAGCTGGTCGGGGCTTGCACCTATCCGCTCACCGCCGTTGGCGTCGTCTCGCGCGTGATCACCGAGCTCGGCGTGTTCGACCCAACCCCGAGCGGTGGCTTTGCGATCGTCGAGCTCGCACCTGGCGTTGCGCGAGCGCAGGTCGAGCTCGTCACGGGTGCACCGCTTGCTTAA
- a CDS encoding NAD(P)-binding protein: protein MASPVQGVDVLVAGAGMTGLGVAAFLREAAPEVTVQVVEQASEPGGYCRTVVQDGFTWDYAGHFFHFRHPEMDAWIHRDMAPGSVATIVRQAKIAYGDVEVDFPFQRHIHQLPRQDFLACLADLYHRPAAGTAAAGSFYDFLAQQYGPAISERFLIPYNEKLYACDLQQLDADAMGRFFPHTEFADVMAQIARDASGGAQGDGAGGLGYNATFRYPRGGAVQYVRALHDRRPPDALHCDEALVRVDLAQRVAVTSKRTVSYRHLASSLPLPALAALCGLKVEPGVFSANRVLVFNLGFDRKGRPDLHWLYVPDRAISFYRVGWYDNMYGDDRMSLYIEIGLPSDGAPIDVEAQLARVLADLATLGITAGHRLVAHHHVVLDPAYVHISGASISHAAALISQLAAHGVHSVGRYGAWTYCSIEDNLVEAKALAAKLARGDEVGA, encoded by the coding sequence ATGGCCTCGCCGGTACAGGGCGTTGACGTCTTGGTCGCCGGCGCCGGCATGACGGGGCTCGGCGTTGCCGCCTTTTTGCGCGAGGCCGCGCCCGAGGTGACCGTGCAGGTTGTCGAGCAGGCGAGCGAACCCGGCGGCTACTGCCGGACGGTGGTGCAAGACGGCTTTACCTGGGATTACGCCGGGCATTTTTTTCATTTTCGCCACCCCGAGATGGACGCGTGGATTCACCGCGATATGGCGCCCGGCAGCGTGGCCACCATCGTCCGCCAGGCCAAGATCGCCTACGGCGACGTCGAGGTAGACTTTCCGTTTCAGCGGCATATTCACCAATTGCCGCGGCAAGATTTCTTGGCATGTCTAGCCGACCTTTATCATCGGCCGGCGGCGGGCACGGCGGCAGCGGGCTCGTTCTACGACTTTCTCGCGCAGCAATACGGCCCTGCCATCTCGGAGCGTTTTTTGATTCCTTACAATGAAAAGCTATACGCCTGCGATTTGCAACAGCTCGATGCAGACGCGATGGGACGGTTTTTCCCGCACACCGAGTTTGCGGACGTGATGGCGCAGATCGCGCGTGACGCCAGCGGCGGCGCGCAAGGTGACGGCGCAGGCGGACTTGGCTATAACGCGACCTTCCGCTACCCACGCGGCGGCGCCGTGCAGTATGTGCGCGCCTTGCACGATCGTCGGCCGCCAGATGCGCTGCATTGCGATGAAGCGCTGGTGCGCGTCGATCTCGCGCAGCGGGTTGCCGTCACCTCCAAGCGAACGGTTTCGTATCGGCACCTCGCGAGTTCATTGCCGTTGCCGGCGTTGGCGGCGTTGTGTGGCCTAAAGGTCGAGCCTGGGGTTTTTAGCGCCAATCGCGTGCTGGTCTTTAACCTCGGCTTTGACCGCAAGGGGCGACCCGACTTGCATTGGCTTTACGTGCCTGATCGCGCCATCTCGTTTTACCGCGTCGGCTGGTACGACAACATGTACGGCGACGATCGCATGAGCCTGTACATCGAAATTGGCCTGCCGAGCGATGGCGCGCCGATCGACGTCGAGGCGCAGCTGGCGCGCGTCTTGGCGGATTTGGCGACGCTCGGCATCACCGCGGGCCACCGCTTGGTGGCGCATCATCACGTGGTGCTCGATCCAGCGTACGTCCACATCAGCGGCGCCTCCATATCGCACGCCGCCGCGCTTATCTCGCAACTCGCCGCGCACGGCGTGCACAGCGTCGGCCGCTACGGCGCGTGGACGTACTGTTCGATCGAGGACAATTTGGTTGAGGCCAAGGCGCTGGCAGCCAAGCTCGCGCGCGGCGACGAGGTGGGAGCATGA
- a CDS encoding serine/threonine protein kinase yields the protein MGEFSAVSPPRTPSAGTLKADDRSVIGTRCGSYLIIDKLGTGGMAEVLLAVDERYAGGERFVAIKRIRPDLARDPDILEAFATECRLSLQTVHPNCAIAFDAGVDGTLPYLVLEYIPGPTLFGVLRALRGQGERLDVRVAAAICLDIARALDALHSQRDVHGAPLCAVHRDVSPTNIMIGPIGAAKLIDLGVARSNVQSQFTQLGIVKGKYAYMAPEQLAGERVLDGRADVFALGIILYELLTGVSLFMAETDIETVERVHRLAIASPRLVNGQVPPSVEAIAMKALERDLSRRYASSAQLVDALESLAPLGLIATQGQVARAVHACVGAPTVPIWSKDQDVVPLSRIHWRANSEETAAHASEPGAGGDATVVAQARPPMPPPMPPRRRAQGSVAEAEHAKASDNRGQNVRDPDLAYFLKVGMPALDDDGKA from the coding sequence ATGGGCGAATTTTCCGCAGTCAGCCCGCCGCGCACCCCCAGCGCCGGCACGCTCAAGGCCGACGATCGCAGCGTCATCGGCACGCGCTGCGGGTCTTATTTGATCATCGACAAGCTTGGCACTGGTGGCATGGCCGAGGTGTTGCTGGCCGTCGATGAACGCTACGCCGGCGGTGAGCGCTTCGTCGCCATCAAGCGCATTAGGCCCGACCTCGCGCGCGACCCCGACATTCTCGAAGCGTTCGCCACCGAATGTCGCCTATCGCTGCAAACGGTGCATCCAAACTGCGCCATCGCCTTTGATGCCGGCGTCGACGGCACGCTGCCATATCTAGTCTTAGAATATATCCCAGGCCCCACCCTGTTTGGCGTGTTGCGGGCGTTGCGCGGCCAAGGCGAGCGCCTTGACGTTCGCGTCGCGGCCGCGATTTGTCTCGACATCGCGCGTGCGCTCGATGCGTTGCACTCGCAGCGCGACGTACACGGGGCGCCGCTTTGCGCGGTGCATCGCGATGTCTCGCCGACCAACATCATGATCGGCCCGATCGGCGCGGCCAAGCTCATTGATTTAGGCGTGGCTCGCTCCAACGTGCAATCGCAATTCACCCAGCTCGGCATCGTCAAAGGCAAGTACGCGTATATGGCGCCCGAGCAGCTCGCGGGCGAACGCGTGCTTGATGGTCGCGCCGACGTCTTTGCGCTCGGCATCATCTTGTATGAGCTGTTAACTGGCGTCTCGCTGTTTATGGCCGAAACCGATATCGAGACGGTCGAGCGCGTCCACCGGCTGGCGATTGCATCGCCCCGGCTCGTCAACGGCCAGGTCCCGCCGAGCGTCGAGGCCATCGCGATGAAGGCGCTCGAGCGCGATCTGAGTCGACGCTACGCCTCGTCGGCGCAGCTCGTCGACGCGCTTGAGTCGCTGGCGCCGCTCGGCCTCATTGCCACGCAGGGGCAAGTGGCGCGCGCGGTGCACGCGTGTGTTGGCGCCCCAACGGTGCCGATCTGGAGCAAGGACCAAGACGTCGTGCCGCTGAGTCGAATCCATTGGCGAGCAAATTCTGAGGAGACCGCCGCGCACGCGAGTGAGCCGGGCGCGGGCGGCGACGCCACGGTGGTTGCGCAGGCGCGTCCACCGATGCCCCCGCCGATGCCCCCGAGGCGGCGCGCGCAGGGGTCAGTAGCGGAGGCCGAGCATGCCAAGGCCAGTGATAACCGCGGCCAGAATGTCCGCGATCCGGACCTTGCGTACTTTCTTAAGGTCGGGATGCCGGCGTTGGACGACGACGGCAAGGCGTAA
- a CDS encoding D-alanyl-D-alanine carboxypeptidase encodes MTGLYVADSATGATLFSHQAERPLNPASNTKLVSTAAAIALLGADYQYATRVVGAMPKQGVVAGGVYLRGNYDPTLDTADIAALAQAVAQAGITSIEGNVYIGNPATRDGIYGGGYSVRVAAGKVGKAPSLSLFPPLPGVVLVNRATTTGKRRSAISVRTEAGRDDHGAAILRVIVTGKVRKGRAVSHHVAPKHVGRFTAELLKWRLAGAGVAVAGHVEVREFDEFVAGLAAAGTLATDLAVHESAPLAAIIATVNKRSVNWLADRVIYTAAAIAGQAEPSRTLGIEAMYAWLADMPGVSRAAVNFDTGSGLSYETRISAAHIVATLRAAGGYSHLLAEGAAAAFRASLAVGGQDGTLRARFKHGLHGRVLGKTGTLNPVIALGGFLTPAKGAHSRRELVFAIVSNELRPRQHGVAKVAHEQMVKALADYLDGQIARDALEGPAPEAAAETAADAAEPAELSDEMPTGHSADAPAVTEEVIPEVEDEPTVPASAP; translated from the coding sequence GTGACGGGGCTCTACGTTGCAGATAGCGCAACCGGCGCCACCTTGTTTTCCCACCAGGCCGAGCGCCCGCTAAACCCAGCATCGAACACCAAGCTCGTCTCAACGGCCGCGGCCATCGCCCTGCTTGGCGCTGATTATCAGTATGCGACGCGGGTGGTTGGGGCGATGCCAAAGCAAGGCGTGGTCGCGGGTGGCGTCTACCTGCGCGGCAACTACGACCCAACGCTAGATACGGCCGACATCGCCGCGCTGGCGCAGGCGGTGGCGCAGGCCGGTATCACGTCGATCGAGGGCAACGTTTACATCGGCAATCCAGCGACGCGAGATGGTATTTACGGCGGCGGCTACAGCGTGCGCGTAGCCGCAGGTAAGGTTGGCAAGGCGCCGTCGCTATCGCTTTTTCCGCCGCTGCCGGGCGTCGTGCTCGTGAATCGCGCGACGACGACGGGTAAGCGCCGTAGCGCGATCTCGGTCCGCACGGAGGCGGGCCGCGATGACCACGGGGCGGCGATCCTGCGCGTCATCGTGACGGGCAAGGTGCGTAAGGGCCGCGCCGTCAGCCATCACGTCGCGCCTAAGCATGTTGGTCGGTTCACCGCGGAGCTGCTGAAGTGGCGCCTTGCTGGCGCCGGCGTCGCCGTGGCGGGCCATGTTGAAGTGCGCGAGTTTGACGAATTCGTCGCCGGCCTGGCCGCTGCCGGCACGCTCGCGACGGACCTCGCCGTCCACGAATCGGCGCCGCTGGCGGCGATCATTGCCACCGTCAACAAGCGCAGCGTCAATTGGCTTGCGGACCGCGTGATCTATACCGCGGCGGCGATCGCGGGTCAGGCGGAGCCTTCGCGGACGCTGGGCATCGAGGCGATGTATGCCTGGCTTGCCGACATGCCGGGGGTAAGCCGAGCCGCGGTGAATTTTGACACCGGCTCGGGCTTGTCATATGAGACGCGGATCAGCGCGGCTCACATCGTGGCGACGCTGCGCGCCGCGGGGGGATATTCGCATTTGCTGGCCGAGGGCGCAGCCGCGGCGTTTCGCGCCTCGCTCGCCGTCGGCGGCCAAGACGGCACGCTGCGCGCGCGCTTTAAGCACGGCTTGCATGGTCGCGTGCTGGGCAAAACGGGCACGCTCAATCCGGTCATCGCCCTCGGTGGCTTTCTAACGCCGGCCAAAGGCGCGCATAGCCGGCGCGAGCTGGTGTTCGCGATCGTCAGCAACGAGCTGCGCCCGCGCCAGCATGGCGTCGCCAAAGTCGCGCATGAACAGATGGTAAAGGCCCTCGCCGACTACCTCGACGGGCAAATCGCGCGGGACGCGCTGGAGGGACCTGCCCCGGAGGCTGCCGCCGAGACCGCCGCGGACGCGGCCGAACCTGCCGAACTCAGCGACGAGATGCCAACAGGCCATTCGGCCGATGCGCCCGCGGTGACCGAAGAGGTCATCCCCGAGGTAGAGGATGAGCCAACCGTGCCCGCTTCGGCGCCCTAG
- a CDS encoding aspartate aminotransferase family protein produces MPGVIHVNDCSIDHCAHGHAPAACAATCPGELDAIMTFEGRGTIAAAIFEPVPGANGVYIPHDTYWPAIAAACAKHGALLIADEVLTGFGRTGLPFAHKRWGVVPDMITVAKALTGGYAPLSAVIVHKRIADHFDDVVLACGLTNYAHPLGCAAGVAALTAYEDEGMYQNAEALAPQLRQALQATAAALAPRAVKARSLGLMGCLEITAELPAWQAFARELAARHVALHVDASRQTAIITPPLCITSAELADGMARFTAAARAAFA; encoded by the coding sequence ATGCCTGGCGTGATTCACGTCAACGATTGCTCGATCGACCACTGTGCCCATGGCCACGCGCCTGCGGCGTGCGCGGCGACCTGTCCGGGCGAGCTCGACGCGATCATGACGTTTGAAGGGCGCGGCACCATTGCGGCGGCGATCTTCGAGCCGGTGCCTGGCGCCAATGGCGTCTATATCCCGCACGATACCTATTGGCCGGCAATCGCCGCCGCCTGCGCGAAACACGGCGCGCTGCTGATTGCCGACGAGGTGCTCACCGGGTTTGGTCGCACCGGGCTGCCGTTTGCGCACAAGCGTTGGGGCGTCGTGCCCGACATGATTACGGTGGCCAAGGCGCTCACCGGCGGCTATGCGCCGCTGTCGGCGGTGATCGTGCACAAGCGCATCGCGGACCATTTTGACGACGTCGTGCTCGCGTGCGGCCTCACCAACTATGCGCACCCGCTTGGATGCGCCGCGGGCGTGGCGGCGCTAACGGCGTACGAAGACGAGGGCATGTATCAAAATGCCGAAGCGCTAGCTCCGCAGTTGCGTCAAGCGTTGCAGGCCACCGCCGCCGCGCTCGCCCCGCGCGCGGTCAAGGCGCGCAGCCTTGGCCTGATGGGCTGCCTCGAAATCACCGCCGAGCTGCCGGCGTGGCAGGCCTTCGCGCGCGAGTTGGCGGCGCGCCATGTGGCGCTCCATGTCGATGCCTCGCGCCAGACGGCCATCATTACGCCGCCACTTTGCATCACCAGCGCCGAGCTTGCCGATGGCATGGCCCGCTTTACCGCCGCGGCGCGCGCCGCCTTTGCCTAA
- a CDS encoding NAD-dependent succinate-semialdehyde dehydrogenase produces MSAKTFAVHNPATDEVIGEAQGHDAHDVARAIDRAAAAFSTWRHTPEMTRAAALRRIAALLEASAEALAATMTAESGKPLRESRAEVRYTANYFSWFAGEAERMYGEQIPAPKPEQQLHVISQPVGVCALITPWNFPLAMAGRKVAAALAAGCTVVCKPAEATPLSMLALAAICAEAGVPPGVIEVVTGPPAPIGQALLAPDNAVAKLSFTGSTAVGIALATAAAASLKRVSLELGGNAPFLVFADADLDDAVAGFMAAKFRNAGQTCVAANRLLVNADIYDAFMQRLAAKVAALRVGNGADPGTDIGPLISTQAVARVASHVRETLAAGATLRFGQLPADASARFFAPMIVEGVAPGMPLWQREIFGPVVAVTRFGSDAEALAMANDTDSGLCAYAYTTSASRQRALVRGLDVGMLGVNEPAISNPHAPFGGIKQSGYGREGSRHGLADYTYLKYIATTTKAAPL; encoded by the coding sequence ATGAGCGCGAAAACCTTTGCGGTGCACAATCCCGCCACCGACGAGGTCATCGGCGAGGCGCAGGGCCACGACGCGCACGACGTCGCGCGCGCCATCGATCGCGCCGCGGCGGCATTCTCGACCTGGCGGCACACGCCAGAAATGACGCGAGCGGCGGCGCTGCGACGGATCGCGGCCTTGCTTGAGGCTAGCGCCGAGGCGTTGGCAGCAACCATGACTGCCGAGTCGGGCAAACCGTTGCGCGAGAGCCGCGCCGAGGTGCGCTACACCGCAAATTACTTTTCGTGGTTTGCCGGCGAGGCCGAGCGCATGTATGGCGAGCAGATTCCGGCGCCCAAGCCCGAGCAACAACTGCACGTCATCTCGCAGCCGGTTGGCGTTTGCGCGCTGATCACGCCGTGGAATTTCCCGCTCGCCATGGCCGGGCGCAAGGTCGCCGCCGCGCTGGCCGCGGGCTGCACCGTGGTGTGCAAGCCCGCCGAGGCAACGCCGCTGTCTATGTTAGCGCTGGCCGCGATCTGCGCCGAGGCTGGCGTGCCGCCGGGCGTGATTGAGGTGGTCACGGGACCGCCGGCGCCGATCGGCCAGGCCCTGTTGGCGCCGGACAACGCCGTCGCCAAACTCAGCTTCACCGGCTCGACCGCGGTCGGCATCGCCCTGGCCACGGCCGCTGCGGCATCGCTTAAGCGCGTCAGCCTTGAGCTTGGCGGCAATGCGCCGTTTTTGGTGTTTGCCGATGCGGACCTCGATGACGCGGTGGCTGGCTTTATGGCGGCGAAGTTTCGCAACGCCGGGCAGACCTGCGTCGCGGCCAACCGTTTGCTCGTAAACGCGGACATCTACGACGCGTTTATGCAGCGGCTGGCCGCCAAGGTTGCCGCGCTGCGCGTCGGCAACGGCGCCGATCCTGGCACCGATATCGGGCCGCTGATCTCAACCCAGGCCGTAGCGCGCGTCGCTTCACATGTGCGCGAAACGCTTGCCGCCGGCGCGACGCTGCGCTTTGGCCAGCTTCCTGCCGATGCCTCAGCGCGGTTCTTTGCGCCGATGATCGTCGAGGGCGTCGCGCCGGGCATGCCGCTATGGCAGCGTGAAATCTTTGGCCCCGTGGTCGCCGTCACGCGCTTTGGCAGCGACGCCGAGGCGCTGGCGATGGCGAACGACACCGACAGCGGGCTATGCGCCTATGCCTATACGACCAGCGCGTCTCGCCAGCGCGCGCTGGTGCGCGGCCTCGACGTCGGCATGCTCGGCGTCAACGAACCCGCCATTTCCAACCCGCACGCGCCGTTTGGCGGCATCAAGCAATCGGGCTACGGCCGCGAAGGCTCACGCCACGGGCTAGCCGATTACACCTATCTCAAATATATTGCGACGACGACCAAGGCGGCACCGCTATGA
- a CDS encoding NUDIX domain-containing protein has protein sequence MGNDVEILLVHPSGNFNRRAPWGIPKGQPHEGETLEDAARRETWEETGIVVETLLPMGLVEYTRSSKRVHAFVGEAPAGVVPRCASHEVDKVQFIELSRARRIMHPDQVIFVDRLIAFLADPLAS, from the coding sequence GTGGGCAACGACGTCGAAATTTTGCTCGTGCATCCGTCGGGAAACTTCAATCGCCGCGCGCCATGGGGCATTCCCAAGGGCCAGCCGCATGAGGGGGAAACCCTCGAAGACGCGGCGAGGCGCGAAACGTGGGAGGAGACCGGCATCGTGGTGGAGACGCTGCTGCCCATGGGGCTGGTCGAATACACGCGGTCGTCCAAGCGCGTCCATGCGTTTGTCGGCGAGGCGCCCGCGGGCGTCGTGCCGCGGTGCGCGTCGCACGAAGTCGACAAGGTGCAGTTCATTGAGCTATCGCGCGCCCGGCGCATAATGCATCCAGACCAGGTCATTTTTGTCGACCGCCTCATCGCGTTTCTTGCAGATCCTTTGGCGAGCTAG
- the infA gene encoding translation initiation factor IF-1 — MTKEDNVQLDGEVVLIAKGGYFRVKLDSGHEVLTTLAGKVRRNRIRVVLGDKVTVAVSPYDPTRGFIVYRHR, encoded by the coding sequence GTGACCAAAGAAGACAATGTACAGCTCGACGGCGAAGTCGTCCTAATCGCCAAAGGTGGCTATTTTCGCGTCAAACTCGACAGCGGCCACGAGGTCCTAACCACGCTGGCTGGCAAGGTTCGGCGTAACCGTATCCGCGTCGTCCTTGGCGACAAGGTTACCGTGGCGGTCTCGCCCTACGATCCCACCCGCGGCTTCATCGTCTATCGTCACCGGTAA